In the Helicobacter typhlonius genome, one interval contains:
- the gyrB gene encoding DNA topoisomerase (ATP-hydrolyzing) subunit B, with amino-acid sequence MEKKEYQASNIKVLKGLEAVRKRPGMYIGDTNIGGLHHMIYEVVDNSIDEAMAGYCNKISITLTMEGSAIIEDNGRGIPVDIHPTENLPAATLVLTTLHAGGKFDQDTYKVSGGLHGVGVSVVNALSNRLIMTIHKNGNIYRQEFAKGIPQSDLEIIGKSKEHGTTIEFFPDGEVMEVLEFDSEVLIRRFKEMAYLNHNITIHFKDERTQFEETYHFEGGLKQFIEDINKKPFISPIISFEVSEQDCEAEIALAYNEGYDEKLLSFVNNIRTPDGGTHEAGFRAGLSRAIMNYIEANANAREKDSKVNGEDVREGLVAIISTKVIDPQFEGQTKGKLGSSFVKPIVQKLTYEKLSKFFEENPNEAKAIMQKAIMAARGREAAKKARDLTRKKESFSVGTLPGKLADCQSKDPKESEIYLVEGDSAGGSAKQGRDRAFQAILPLRGKILNVEKSRLDKILKSDEIKNMITAFGCGIGDEFNLENLRYHKIIIMTDADVDGSHIQTLLMTFFYRYLKPLIENGHIYIAQPPLYRYKRGKKEIYLKDERALSEYLIENGIENFSFEGIGNKELLEILKFISHYRMLLKELEKHYPMVEVVRFFVENKKLDSLSLNDLSKEIESFLQSRECNILNKVSSDEQITLYVQTKVGLVELSINDKLFDNNFFKEARAVYGKIADRNLAFLEGEDVIAFLEKIEESAKKDAYIQRYKGLGEMNPDQLWETTMMPSNRTFLRVKIDDDNVTDEIFTLFMGDEVEPRRAYIQDHAKDVKHLDV; translated from the coding sequence ATGGAAAAAAAAGAATATCAAGCAAGTAATATTAAAGTTTTAAAAGGTTTAGAGGCTGTTCGAAAACGTCCGGGTATGTATATCGGCGATACAAACATTGGTGGCTTACACCATATGATTTATGAGGTTGTGGATAACTCCATAGATGAAGCTATGGCTGGATATTGTAATAAAATTAGCATCACTCTCACTATGGAGGGAAGCGCAATTATTGAAGATAATGGACGTGGAATTCCTGTGGATATTCACCCCACAGAGAATTTGCCCGCTGCTACTTTAGTGCTTACTACACTTCACGCAGGTGGAAAATTTGACCAAGATACCTATAAAGTTTCTGGTGGTTTGCACGGTGTGGGTGTATCGGTAGTAAATGCTCTCTCAAATCGCCTCATTATGACAATCCACAAAAATGGCAATATTTATAGACAAGAATTTGCAAAAGGTATCCCACAAAGCGATTTGGAAATCATTGGAAAGAGCAAAGAACACGGCACGACAATAGAATTTTTCCCAGACGGGGAAGTAATGGAGGTGCTTGAGTTTGATAGCGAAGTTCTTATTCGTAGATTCAAAGAAATGGCATATCTTAATCACAATATTACGATTCATTTCAAAGACGAGCGCACACAATTTGAGGAGACTTATCATTTCGAAGGCGGCTTAAAGCAATTTATAGAGGATATTAATAAAAAGCCTTTCATCTCGCCAATCATTAGCTTTGAAGTGAGTGAGCAAGATTGTGAAGCAGAAATTGCCTTAGCGTATAATGAGGGTTATGACGAGAAACTTTTAAGCTTTGTGAATAATATCCGCACACCAGATGGTGGCACACACGAGGCGGGATTTAGAGCAGGGCTTAGCCGAGCAATTATGAATTACATTGAAGCGAATGCAAATGCAAGAGAGAAAGATTCTAAAGTCAATGGCGAGGATGTACGTGAAGGGCTCGTGGCGATTATCTCTACAAAGGTGATTGACCCGCAATTTGAGGGACAAACAAAAGGTAAGCTAGGAAGTTCTTTTGTAAAGCCAATTGTTCAAAAGCTCACTTATGAAAAACTCTCAAAATTCTTTGAAGAGAATCCAAATGAAGCAAAAGCTATTATGCAAAAGGCAATTATGGCGGCGCGCGGTAGGGAAGCTGCGAAAAAAGCGAGGGATTTAACGCGCAAGAAAGAGAGTTTTTCAGTTGGCACATTGCCGGGTAAGCTTGCTGATTGTCAAAGTAAAGACCCAAAAGAATCCGAAATCTATCTCGTTGAGGGCGATAGCGCGGGAGGAAGTGCGAAGCAAGGGCGTGATAGAGCATTTCAGGCAATTTTGCCTCTACGAGGGAAGATTCTTAATGTTGAAAAATCGCGCCTTGATAAGATTCTAAAATCTGATGAGATTAAAAATATGATTACTGCCTTTGGTTGTGGGATTGGCGATGAGTTTAATCTTGAGAATCTCCGCTATCATAAAATCATCATTATGACTGATGCTGATGTCGATGGTAGCCATATCCAAACACTTCTAATGACCTTTTTCTATCGCTATTTGAAGCCTCTTATTGAAAATGGACATATTTATATAGCCCAGCCCCCGCTTTATCGCTACAAGAGGGGCAAAAAAGAGATTTATCTCAAAGATGAACGCGCTTTGAGTGAATATCTTATCGAAAATGGTATTGAAAATTTTAGTTTCGAGGGTATTGGGAATAAGGAACTTTTGGAGATTCTCAAATTTATTTCACATTATCGTATGCTTTTAAAAGAGCTTGAAAAACATTATCCTATGGTGGAAGTGGTGCGCTTTTTTGTCGAAAACAAGAAGCTTGATAGTCTCTCTTTAAATGATTTGAGTAAAGAGATTGAATCTTTTTTACAAAGCAGGGAATGCAATATCCTCAATAAAGTAAGTAGTGATGAGCAGATTACACTTTATGTGCAAACCAAAGTTGGACTCGTGGAGCTTAGCATAAATGATAAGCTTTTTGATAATAATTTTTTCAAGGAAGCGCGTGCGGTTTATGGAAAAATCGCAGATAGGAATCTTGCATTTTTAGAGGGTGAAGATGTAATTGCATTCTTAGAAAAAATCGAAGAGAGCGCGAAAAAAGACGCGTATATTCAGCGATATAAAGGTTTAGGAGAGATGAATCCAGACCAGCTATGGGAAACAACGATGATGCCTTCAAATCGCACATTTTTGCGTGTGAAAATCGATGATGATAATGTAACCGATGAAATTTTTACACTCTTTATGGGAGATGAGGTAGAGCCGCGGCGCGCATATATACAAGACCACGCTAAAGATGTAAAACATCTTGATGTATAA
- the ruvC gene encoding crossover junction endodeoxyribonuclease RuvC, producing MYILGIDPGSRNCGYAIIDFSHTKTLKLVEAGFIKIKERELQAQIIEFVEGIDLVLKQYHIDEVAIEDMFFAYNPKSVIKLAQFRGALSLKILQEIGHFAEYTPLQVKKAITGNGKADKAQVAFMVKHILGIKGEIKPLDITDAIAIAITHSQRIQP from the coding sequence GTGTATATCTTAGGTATTGACCCGGGCAGTAGAAATTGTGGCTATGCAATTATTGATTTTAGTCATACAAAGACTTTGAAACTCGTTGAGGCGGGATTTATCAAAATTAAAGAGCGCGAGTTACAAGCTCAAATCATTGAATTTGTCGAGGGCATCGACTTGGTATTGAAGCAGTATCATATTGATGAGGTGGCAATTGAAGATATGTTTTTTGCCTATAATCCTAAGAGTGTAATCAAACTCGCGCAATTCCGCGGGGCGTTGAGCCTTAAAATTTTACAAGAAATCGGGCATTTTGCTGAATACACGCCCTTACAGGTTAAAAAGGCTATCACAGGCAATGGTAAAGCAGATAAGGCACAAGTGGCTTTTATGGTAAAACATATTTTAGGTATAAAAGGCGAGATAAAGCCACTTGACATCACAGATGCCATTGCCATAGCAATTACACATTCCCAAAGAATACAGCCCTAA
- the mshL gene encoding pilus (MSHA type) biogenesis protein MshL — protein MHTKAHIKAYKIFCLFLVCLSPLFACDTPIHIRSNSDVPLSKIIEEIATQCHLNVIYLQENTKAMLDSKKSAIHINNKPLKSVLNSLILGNDFYYNFERDTLKIGSLLTKTFEIHYIATTRVGSSNTDIVFSQDNQMQSLYNTSYNSNAPLSFSNFELDSQAHKMAIGKATTSNPSLGKSGTKIYSIDEIDFWGELHNEIAGIAYAPGDMYQPKNTELKGKTKDIIINKAAGLLTITATPLQMRRVEAYIRNLNEKIQKQVLIDVHIFNLQHNDNQTYGVDWNEFYKLGNLATLAPSADSNSNASINSAGSSFAINIFSQGVSIQRIVEFLKSYGRVQSVSNPKVLTLNNQPAIISVGSVLRYSQNTTYQTTTQGTSIQNNAQAYPSVFAGILLDVTPSIKGDSIILKINPSITKTKDMSVENQTTALEMPPNLSTKQLSSLVQVQNGEQIILGGLIDKTQGQITRKLPILGDIPLFKYLFSYKKNIKETQEMVIVIAPRIVDLQPPSLEEQKRIESIIDFSKTSLDEVLIPAQNANNAQDSIQDSTNAPQ, from the coding sequence GTGCATACAAAAGCACATATAAAGGCATATAAGATTTTTTGCCTTTTTCTTGTCTGTTTATCGCCTCTTTTTGCGTGTGATACACCCATTCATATTCGCTCTAATAGTGATGTGCCTCTCAGTAAAATCATCGAGGAAATCGCCACACAATGCCACCTTAATGTTATTTATTTGCAAGAAAATACCAAAGCAATGCTTGATAGTAAAAAAAGCGCGATTCATATCAATAATAAGCCATTAAAGAGTGTTTTAAATAGCCTTATACTTGGCAATGATTTCTATTATAATTTCGAGCGCGACACGCTTAAAATCGGCTCACTTCTTACAAAAACTTTTGAGATTCACTACATTGCCACCACGCGCGTGGGTTCGAGTAATACCGACATAGTTTTTTCACAAGATAATCAAATGCAAAGTCTCTACAACACGAGCTATAATAGCAACGCTCCGCTTAGTTTTTCAAATTTTGAGCTAGATTCACAGGCGCATAAAATGGCAATAGGCAAGGCAACAACGAGTAATCCAAGCCTTGGCAAGAGTGGCACGAAAATTTATAGCATTGATGAGATTGACTTTTGGGGGGAGCTGCATAATGAAATTGCGGGTATCGCGTATGCTCCCGGTGATATGTATCAGCCTAAAAATACCGAACTAAAGGGCAAGACTAAGGATATTATCATCAACAAAGCCGCGGGGCTACTCACTATCACCGCTACCCCCTTGCAAATGCGCCGCGTAGAGGCTTATATCCGCAATCTTAACGAAAAGATTCAAAAACAAGTGTTGATTGATGTGCATATTTTCAATCTCCAGCATAATGACAATCAAACCTATGGTGTGGATTGGAATGAGTTTTATAAGTTGGGGAATCTTGCCACTCTTGCACCGAGCGCGGATTCTAATAGCAACGCGAGTATAAATAGTGCGGGTTCAAGCTTTGCGATTAATATTTTCTCACAAGGCGTGAGTATTCAACGCATTGTTGAGTTTCTTAAAAGCTATGGCAGAGTGCAATCGGTTTCTAATCCCAAAGTGCTCACACTCAATAATCAACCTGCTATCATTAGCGTGGGGAGTGTGCTTCGATATTCCCAAAACACGACTTATCAAACTACCACGCAAGGCACTTCCATACAAAATAACGCCCAAGCCTACCCCTCTGTGTTTGCTGGAATCCTACTTGATGTAACGCCAAGCATTAAGGGTGATAGTATTATTTTAAAAATCAATCCTTCCATTACCAAAACCAAGGATATGTCTGTTGAAAATCAAACCACTGCGCTTGAAATGCCGCCAAATCTCTCCACGAAGCAGCTCTCTTCGCTCGTGCAGGTGCAAAATGGGGAGCAGATTATATTAGGAGGGCTTATTGATAAGACGCAGGGGCAAATCACGCGCAAATTGCCAATTTTGGGCGATATTCCACTCTTTAAATATCTCTTTAGCTATAAGAAAAATATCAAAGAGACACAAGAAATGGTGATTGTCATTGCTCCGCGCATTGTGGATTTGCAGCCGCCAAGTCTTGAGGAGCAAAAACGTATTGAATCCATTATTGATTTTAGTAAAACATCGCTAGATGAAGTTTTAATACCAGCGCAAAATGCCAATAACGCGCAAGATTCTATACAGGATTCTACCAATGCACCCCAATGA